The DNA sequence CAAAAAACACGTGTATAAAAACTAATTCCAAATAATAAATTTGTATATTGCATTTTACactaaaatgataaaatttcagaaaaatgacGGTATTccttcatgtaaattaagagaTTCACAACATAATTGTAGAATGAGATGGTCAAGTCTCGGTGCCCTGACATCATTCACAACACAACTGTAGAACAAGAAGTCAAATCTCGACACCCTAACAGACCTTTTATCTGCCCTGAACGTTGTTCGTCTGATGTCCTTTAGGTAGCGACTCATGGCTTCCTCTAGGTTGCTGAGTAGACTGTGGTCTTTAGGAATCAGCTGTGTGGCCCGAGGTTGAGATGTCAGTTGTCCCAGCCACGCCTCAATTAGGTCCTGTTGGACACCCTACAAATGTTAACAACACATAGActatgaaaatcaaagaaaacataatatatatatatatatatatatatatatatgtattccagaaTTTtgtgtcccgtggggatctgggttagagtaagtcctcagtaccccttgcttgtcgtaaaaggtgactaaatggggcggtcctgcggatgagaccacaaaaactgtgtcatgataaagatccctccctgctcaaaggccataagtgccgagcataggcctaaattttgcagccctgcACAGgaaatggtgacatctccatattaTTGTTTTCTATAAATTAATATTAGAACGCTTTTGTTTCATACATCAATTATGAACATAACATTGGATATACATAAATTCTTAATTAAGAGAAAAGACTTCTCACCAGGCCTCCAGAGAAAAGTTGTAGGTTGCCATGGCTACTGACATTGTAAACAAATCTTGCAAGAGCCTCAGCAATGATGCCAATATTTCTGCTCAGCTTTACCGAATCGACACTTTCCCTATTCCACaaattaaaagatgaaaaatcaacaacataCAAAATGAACAGGATTTCAAAATTATCCACATTATACTTCACCATAATCATCAAGAAGCAAGCAATGTCTGTatgattataaatatttctgttttgCCATTCTGATACCGTTTGTCCAGAATGGTGTTTCTGTCTGGGTCTTTGTGTGAGCTGAAGTGAGATAGAGTAAATCCTGGTAGACGCTTAATGCTGAATCTTTCGTGTTCCCATGACAAAAGATCCTCAGCTAAATTGATCTTCTTGTGCACCATATCAAACTTTACACCGGGATAAAATGACTTGActacattttgcaaattctaggggagaaaaaaaaagaaagaaagaagatAATAATACAATAATACTTGCACTTCTGATGCTGTCCTCCATTTTGAAATACtgtcttaaagggactgattcacgattttacccaaaattttgtttttcacttttaatgaccaaaatctactgtctaatgtgtttgaaagatttcaaatgaatattaaggttatacatcatcacagaagctcattttagagagtttattatttattttgtaaacaaagattgcggtatgctattgtttacgaaattttcaaaagaaatggatatcaatctaagtttattatatctttcacatttcaagcattttgggggtaaaacgtgtcatctaaaagttaaaatttgtgactatgcataattaagatgaattatattacaaaatcaaagtttcacttgcttgtttacataaaaagactcgagtctttgtttacataacacagatttaaggccaaaatattgctttcattcttgcattcaaaaggtcaaaagtttggctgtcaacattaaatgagttatatttttaatgtttaacatcaaaaataaaaaatattttgataaaaaatcgagaaccagtccctttaaagggactggttcacgatttttgaaaaaaaaaagatttttcattttttatgttaaacattaaaaatataactcatttaatgttgacagccaaaatttgaCCTTACAAACGGaagatttaaagcaatattttagccttaaatctgtgttatataaacaaagactcaagttTTTTTATGCatacaaaccagtgaaatattaattttgcaatataaagcatcttaattttgaatagtcacaaatttaaacttttagatgacacattttaccctaagaatgcttgaaatgtgaaaaatataatagACTTGATTgaaatccatttcttttgaaaatttcgtaaacaacaacataccacaatcaaataataaactctctaaaatgagcttcttttataatgtaaaaccttaatttttatgtgaaatcttttaaacttATTGAACAGTAGATTTcaatcattaaaagtgaaaaacaaaattttgaggaaaaccagtccctttaatgagCTGAATGAACTACTGAATCATTAAAATTTATCCATGACACAGCTGTCATTATCTTGAAGACATGATCATGATAACAAAAAAATCTAGTTGAAGTACATCCCCTTTTCCTGTCTGTCGGTAACTCTGTCCACACATTAGATGGATTTACCAGCAATGAGAGTTCTATTCAACAGCTAAATTGATGTGAAAACTTTGTACATTTACCTGGAGGAATTGGCTGCCCGGCGAATCTTCTTTAGGGGGTTTTGAAACGTGAAGATAGAGTTCATCTGATTTACCAATGCTGTCCAGGCATAACACATAGGACACATCAGACAATACGTTTGTATCTGGAACACATGCAAACGTAATATTATATAGACCGATATCCAATTTCAGAGCATTTTAAATTGTGTAATCACAAGCGTGCACACTACAGTTCTGACCTTGCGAGTCTAAATTGTCTTCAATCCACCTCTTTGTTCCTTGATAATTAAATTTACCTCCCCCAGACAGCAAGAAGACCATGTTAAACCTTTCAGAAATGAAAGAATGTGTACATGAAACATCAATAAGTCACTGCTAATTTTTTGCAGAATTACACCCAAATGAATAATTTTCCTGTACAAGGAATTTCAAAAGCCTAAAACTTACTTGGCATGAGTCCTTGAGTTAGTGTAGAGCTTGGAGAAGAGACGAGCTAATTCCAGCAGTGCTATTACTCCACTACCATTAGAATCAGCGCCGTCAGCCAGGCCCTAAGAACAAAAGTGTCAGAACTACAGCtctttaaaaaacacattttcGACTTTCATTGTCCTAAACTTAAAtcttgtaattcaaacacttaTCTAAAATTTCAAATGCATAGGGTGATTTATGCCACTGCAGGATTCCTATACATTTAACATCTAATTGTAAAATTGACATACTGGGGCAATTCCGAAGGAATCATAGTGAGCCACTACTGCAATAGTGGGAAGTTGTTCCTCAATGCCATATCCTGACAAGTGACCCTGAAAAGAGGCAGCAATCATTAGCTTTCAGAgtttcaatgttttttttattatcaaatttacatgcaccatatagatctacatgtacacagaagGAGGGATGATTAGATTTCATAGTAAAGTAGTTTAACTAACTAAAGAGTGACCTGAATGTTTGTGATCTGAAATTCTCCCAGACTCTTGGCTTGGGATCCTGCAACAACCATCTGGAAACCATTTGCTGTTGCACCACTCATCAGGGCTATAATATGGTGAAATTAGGAATTATCAATACATCAGTATAAGACTAATCATTTGCCAAGCATAATGATTTTAGTACCTTGAACAGCAGTGACAGCTTGATCTCCCACATTTCCTCTGTGAATTTCTTTATAAATTGAAGACAGCTCCTCTGTCTCTAAAGCAAAATACACAGGCATGGTAGTCTCCTCTGTCAGCAAGTCTTTCTCCAGAATCTGCAAGAGCTGCAAATGTAAAGTTTCATATTCAAATCTTGAAAACCATCTTATTTTatcataattttcaaatttttcatttcaaatgtcTTCAATAACCATTCTTTTTTGACTTGTAGACACCCATTTAATGTCAATTGATATATATCTAAAGGTGTTTCAAACTATAGGCAATGTTGAAATAgttaaaatgacaattaaaataGTTTTTTGAGATCTACATTTAAATCTTTAATAGCCTGATATTGAAAAAATCTTGTTTTGACTCCGTAGTTTTTATACCTGCTTGTCCTCTTTGGAGATGGAGCTAAGATTAGATGGCAACAACACCAGAAGAGCTCCCACATTCTCCTGTATCAGATCCCGGTATTTAGAAATGGACACCTCCTGTAACCTGGCAACAATGCAGCGCCTGGTGATCATCTTAGCATCAATTGGACGAGCTTCCATATTCACTGGGGAGCTTCTGCAAcctgaatttatatatatttctcatGACCAAGTAAACTTAAGGGTGACTGACCTAATTCCTTTCTACAAtagagattttattcaaattttgatataaggtAAACCATGCATTAATgagttaaaatcaatgaaaaaaacaaatgaaatcgTATTTGATTTTCAGCAGGGGGCATTTCAAAAGTTGGCTATGAAGTAGTCGTAATTGCAAAGGAAATATAATTATGGAAAATTCCAATGTgcaatataaaagttaaaatcaaaaaaaatctacaatagAGTTTTAATCCAAGCTTACTAACTGTAAGAAAAAAGTATTGGTCATCCACAAATTTTTTTCCAGGGGAACATGTCAAAGGACGATTTTTGACCAGTTTCAAGGAAAATGTCATTAGATAAGAAATGGATAGGTTTTTTACTTGTAGTTTCATAATTTTCCTTTATACTAAATAATTATATGGATTAGGAAAAAGTTTATCAATCATATGTAAACACTGAGTCATATTGCATAATATTCCAGGGGTagtgtcaaaatatgtaatgtatgaactgtctcaaattcaataaatcCGATATAGAGCTCAGTATGCagcttaaagcaatacaagctgtaactgacggtattttttcaactctccaattattcaccaaataaCACCTACCGGTTTAATTAGTATAATCCcaaagatctgaagaaaaaaataaacaagggaatgtTGTTTGAGAGcacacctacaatgagcgtttcgtataaaccgccattgtgtcATATACACGGACACAGGAACGAtgatcgggttgctgagaccgaggcCATATACAAACACGAGTAACTACACgtgtcatttgttttaaaatattacgttgtttcatgaatgactagAAATACTATGCAAGTGTAAAAaggtaataattacgcaaatgtgccactcaaatgaaattctgattgtgaattttctataaaattggcatgttaaggaggtactctacatcgtcataatggctgacttcctttaaaaacatggatgaaaaaatcgatatcagcaatatttgaattttccttttccatttaagtacctagccgagtagctcagtaggttagaatgccgactgctgaactgtaggtcgcaggttcgagtccagcaggggttttaaattttttccagattaccttctactaatttaactgtattttttgacaaaatgaagtaaatttgaaaattttcaccttcaaaatattgttgtacatatcctccacttttcatccacatcaaatacctctggtgtagcatacctccttaaactgtttacaaatctaacacgtgctcagtgcctctctttcgctttttccgaactggtgacctccaaggtcaatgcacatTGGAGGTTACGATCAGGAATTATGGACAGGATGACAATGGTTCATGAATCAATATTTTCTGCtaatttgacgggtttattgcttcagattcactcttattctattaagttatatatattcaatcacatatatgttgactatttgttcttttatttcttaatttattttctgtcagttacagcttgtattgctttaagacaacagatttgtatatatatgtaatgtgcacattttgttttcataatctttaaggtcataggagacgattttcaaaaaagaaaagaaattgttTTGCACAAAAATGTGTTCTTTATTTACTTAACATATGTAAAgaagtcattcagaaaaaatcgAAAGGTAATTGACGCTACAGACCGTCAAATGTTACTGTGGTGTGAAGTACCAAAATAATAAGATGACTCATCTCTcttgcttgatgacgtcaaaagagaccagcctgacgcaaatgtgtatttatttatactaacaactgcgggttttagccgtcaaaatgttcaatgtgcttacattcaactgtaatgtagcaagtcaggtatttctatatacttttgtttaaatgatccaacgttcagaaagatctgggtgtgaaatctacaccAAGAACACAAAACTCAAAGTTAtttgacaatcattttacgCGATTACCGGGGTTGATGAGGACCAGTTTCGTTATTGTATACTCTCTACTTTGGCAAAAACTTTTTGCCAAAAACtaatgggtttatgaaattaaatcttcgaccagaTGCAGTTCCAACTATTTTCGACTACAGACCAACGGCAAGCACGGCGAAGACGAGAAAATCCTGCAAAACGTTGACTGTATATAATGatggtacatgtagtacagatattcataatttagtataaacatgatctgatttgtttaaaaatgaaatttgactatGAAATAGTTACATGAAGCTCTGATCAAATTTTCTCTCTCTGAATATATAAGTAAGTAAATTGAAGACAAATAGGTCTAACTTTATATGTTGAATGTTGCAttatcagacccccccccccccttctgtttgaaatagaatttatacaaaataaatttatcaagCTTTAATTCTTACATGTTGATTCATTCAACCAACCGGTTGTTCAAAATCCTTGACCTTTAAtggtattttttgtttaaaattttaaccCACGTACGTGCAAATTAGTGCTtcatttaaagaagaaaaaaaatcatccccCAACTTTTGCACGACcgtaaaaattggtttatttcactcgataaaaaaaatttgtaattttaatATCGCTCCACCATTTGCTTATAAATGAGAAAATTAGCCATTGATAAATTAGGCagattattcttttttctaagttttcttgtatccatttgactgccttcgTCGGATACCCAGGATACCCAGTATCCGACGATGTATGACAgccaaatttagacctatgctgagcgctcagggccatagcagtgagggttttttaacgtgccaacacctgctGCAAGACAGtacctccgtttttaaagtcgcatccgaaagacccgtgattctcacttctaaatctAGTAAATGatgagcgtttggcaaaggagcaatcactaacCATGTTTacttcttaggtttgatgcggctaTGGCACGAGCGGGACTACCGCAACCGGAAAATCTGATGTTTAATAGGGTTTGTTGCCAATCATGATCATCAAACCGGACTCTCTTCTTTGAagccatttttttcaaaatttgttccCCACTGATTGTTGCAGACACAAGCGAGATCAACAGCGGCCATACTGACCGAAAATTTCATAGGCCATTGTAATGGGTGTGTATTTTATTAACGTGCTTTTTGCCGTCACCGGTGTCACTATCTCTGTGTCACGCGCGGTACCGGTGACGTTGAAAAGTAAACAACAGCAACTTTGTAGGTAGGTTTAATTTTAAAGTGAGTTGTTACATCGTAGAGCTAGGGGTAGGACGTGTTATTGATAACTGTATATTTTAACGTTAACTTAGagaataaatcatttatatttatatccaaATCATGGAGACTGCTTGGTTTATCTTTTATTATCCTATATTGACATTCAGGACAAAAGGAAATATATTTTCCTAATTTACGGGGACTGATGTTCTCATGAAATCCttgtgctacatgtacatccattCCAGTTACAGCCATGTTGGCCTTTCTGGAGAATTTTAGCCgaccattttcaatatttataggCCATTTGCCGATGCCAATCTGAATCACTGAATGTTACATCAGAATACACTAGGGCTGTCATGGATCCAAAAAATTTCGGGTCGGTTCGGTTCTAAATTCTTTACTTCAGGTTCgggtctatataactattttaaaaatctaatatacagttaaaatcaaaaacctaTATTGTATTTTGTAACAATAATTACTTGGGGACGTGGACTGAGGTTTAGACTCAacatccatggtactagaaacagcattgtcacttctgCTCGTTTCCATCCATGATTTCAATTAtttgtcattgacgatgttgatcctgtggcgtattttcaatgcatctgacatatcttacatatactgacagttttgtccacaatgccatcatttaacaattgatcaaaataccgccacctttgaggattttgacgACATTTCGTTTAAACGGATTTCtaatgattctattttaaaacCCAAACCGAAATACGGAAAAATGGAACCTAACCTGACCCAAACAACACGACCCGTTGTTTTCGGTTATTTCGGGTACCTGTTGCAGCCCAAGAAATACACAGTTTACATCAGTTGGCACAAATATACATTCCCTTTGTTTAATTAATAGGCGGATAATATACCTATCGGTCCTATCCTCATATATTCACCATAAATATTTGGATGTTACTGTGCATTTAGTACAAGGGAAATTTcgtgaataatatatatattcaagtgAATGGATATTTCTATTTCTAATTTACCATACCTTAACTGAATTAAAATTATCACTTGACTATTTCATGTTTCGCTCGGTCCAACCGTCACGCTGTATTATATAAATACTTCCTTACTATGATAGTAAACAAAACGCATATTTGCACTGGTTATTACATATCCCATTTTCTGATGTTTTTGTGGGTAATCTGAGACATTGTTAGAAAATGTCCACGTGACAGACTCCAAGAGTCAGACCTTCAACCTTACAACAAAAACGCTAGTATGCTATCATCATTCTTTAAATATCATACTAATCAAAATAATAAAAGGAGTATGTTACAAATTGTATAAAATCTCACCATAGCTTACACCATGAAGATCATACTGCTGCATGCGAAGGGCAGCGAACTCGTGTGCTGCCGAAACTGGACTCACGGGAGAGAGGATAATGAGAATGGGGATGAAAAATAagaaggaaaacggaaaactgTTCTTAAACATCTCAAACAATTCTCCAACATCACCAAGCACCATGGCTGGAGAGTTTAAACCGCAGAGACGGTGCCGGCCTAAAGTAACGAATTTCCGATGTCGGATCGACGGATGTCCCCTCGAGTGATCGAGCGTGGGTTATGTTCTAATGATTGTTGAACCCGATGTGgcaatatttctatataaatcAAGTGACtgtgaataaaaataaatgcaaattaaATTTCGGCATCTAACATATACAAACGAAATATCAAGCAACACCAATTTCGTCTTTAAAGTTCTGTTTCATGAGAGACATGATTCAGGATCGAGATCGGACTTCCTAGAACGGAAATGACGCGAAAATAAGGGCTAAGTGCTGCTGATGGCGTATGAAAGGTATTTCCAAAATTATTTATGCAGAACAATTTGTTGTTTAAATGCGTATTGGTTATTAAAatctcttttctttttttaatatgtaatacatgttgactgtgctaccgtttgagcgagcgcagctacatgtacacatattttgtaaatttcatgctttaatcaatttcaatttaaacaatatttgcCAAATTCTCTTGAACTTGAAgtacatgaatgaaattaggCTACAAAACCAGCCTATTTCAGTTTTCTCTCAGGATTTTATATTAAAGCATTATTTAAGTCCTGGGTTAGGTTCTTGCTAGATTTAGAGTACTCCAGTCCAAAATACCCAGTATTcacattttacaaacatgtgattgaaatattaataatattttgatcaataccatatacatatatatttttgctgccttcactgtgacttaATCTTTGACATgacttgttctgaactgtatgctcAGGACTGCCTTTTCTTTCCTTatttctactctcaatcttGCCAAGTCACTACTTGTTTGATAAAAATGCCCGagtttcaaatttgtaaaattttgtgaACAGgactgcgttcaagatcgtagcagCTATGTAGGGCTCGGTAGCGCTACAATCTTGAACGATGTGCTAGGCTAGCCCTATGTACGGATAACaagcgttaattcatacagtgcgttcaattgatatctagcctagcagctaGGTTAGCCACTACGAACTTGAACGCAGCCCTGCACTGCCTTTGAACATAAAACGCATTTCATTat is a window from the Ostrea edulis chromosome 5, xbOstEdul1.1, whole genome shotgun sequence genome containing:
- the LOC125648961 gene encoding BOS complex subunit ncln-like; its protein translation is MVLGDVGELFEMFKNSFPFSFLFFIPILIILSPVSPVSAAHEFAALRMQQYDLHGVSYGCRSSPVNMEARPIDAKMITRRCIVARLQEVSISKYRDLIQENVGALLVLLPSNLSSISKEDKQLLQILEKDLLTEETTMPVYFALETEELSSIYKEIHRGNVGDQAVTAVQALMSGATANGFQMVVAGSQAKSLGEFQITNIQGHLSGYGIEEQLPTIAVVAHYDSFGIAPGLADGADSNGSGVIALLELARLFSKLYTNSRTHAKFNMVFLLSGGGKFNYQGTKRWIEDNLDSQDTNVLSDVSYVLCLDSIGKSDELYLHVSKPPKEDSPGSQFLQNLQNVVKSFYPGVKFDMVHKKINLAEDLLSWEHERFSIKRLPGFTLSHFSSHKDPDRNTILDKRESVDSVKLSRNIGIIAEALARFVYNVSSHGNLQLFSGGLGVQQDLIEAWLGQLTSQPRATQLIPKDHSLLSNLEEAMSRYLKDIRRTTFRADKRDPEFQFYDGAKYTMSAYNVKPAIFDLFLAVAIVGYLAVVYLAVQNFHFFYGAMQKLSSPKKVKVQ